One Nostoc sp. UHCC 0302 DNA window includes the following coding sequences:
- a CDS encoding glucose-1-phosphate adenylyltransferase: protein MKKVLSIILGGGAGTRLYPLTKLRAKPAVPVAGKYRLIDIPVSNCINSEIFKIYVLTQFNSASLNRHIARTYNFTGFNEGFVEVLAAQQTPENPNWFQGTADAVRQYLWLLEEWDAEEYLILSGDHLYRMDYRQFIQRHRETGADITLSVIPIDERRASDFGLMKIDDTGRVIDFSEKPKGEALIQMRVDTSVLGLTKEQAQQQPYIASMGIYVFKKDVLFKLLKEAVERTDFGKEIIPDAAKDYNVQAYLFDDYWEDIGTIEAFYHANLALTQQPQPPFSFYDEEAPIYTRARYLPPTKLLDCQITESIIGEGCILKNCRIQHSVLGVRSRIESGCVIEESLLMGADFYQASVERQCSVEKGVIPVGIGTDSIIRRAIIDKNASIGHDVKIINKDNVQEADRESQGFYIRSGIVVVLKNAVIPDGTII, encoded by the coding sequence GTGAAAAAAGTATTATCTATCATTCTTGGTGGTGGTGCGGGTACTCGGCTTTACCCGCTAACCAAACTCCGTGCGAAACCAGCCGTACCAGTAGCAGGGAAGTACCGCTTAATCGATATCCCTGTGAGTAACTGCATAAATTCTGAAATATTCAAAATCTACGTTCTGACACAATTTAACTCAGCTTCTCTAAATCGCCACATCGCCCGTACCTACAACTTTACTGGCTTCAATGAGGGATTTGTGGAAGTGCTAGCTGCACAACAAACACCAGAAAACCCTAATTGGTTCCAAGGTACTGCGGATGCTGTACGTCAGTACCTGTGGTTATTGGAAGAATGGGATGCAGAAGAGTATCTGATTCTCTCTGGTGATCACCTTTATCGCATGGATTATCGCCAGTTTATCCAGCGCCATAGAGAAACGGGGGCTGATATTACTCTCTCCGTTATCCCCATAGACGAACGCCGCGCCTCAGATTTTGGCTTGATGAAAATTGATGACACCGGTAGGGTAATCGACTTTAGCGAAAAACCCAAAGGTGAAGCCTTAATCCAAATGCGCGTTGATACAAGCGTACTGGGATTAACAAAAGAACAAGCCCAACAACAGCCATACATCGCTTCAATGGGGATTTATGTCTTTAAAAAAGATGTTTTGTTCAAGTTGTTAAAAGAAGCTGTCGAAAGGACGGATTTCGGCAAAGAAATTATTCCTGATGCCGCCAAAGATTACAACGTTCAAGCCTACTTATTTGATGACTACTGGGAAGATATTGGGACAATCGAAGCTTTTTATCATGCAAATTTAGCTTTAACTCAGCAACCCCAACCACCCTTTAGTTTCTACGATGAAGAAGCGCCAATTTATACCCGCGCTCGTTACTTGCCTCCGACAAAACTTTTAGATTGCCAGATCACAGAATCAATTATTGGCGAAGGTTGTATTTTAAAAAATTGCCGGATTCAGCACTCAGTGTTGGGAGTGCGATCGCGCATTGAATCAGGCTGTGTCATTGAAGAGTCGCTACTCATGGGTGCAGACTTTTACCAAGCTTCTGTAGAGCGCCAATGTAGCGTAGAAAAAGGTGTTATTCCTGTAGGTATTGGTACTGACTCGATCATTCGCCGTGCCATCATCGATAAAAACGCCAGCATTGGGCACGATGTCAAAATTATCAATAAAGATAACGTCCAAGAAGCTGACCGTGAAAGTCAAGGTTTCTACATTCGCAGCGGCATCGTTGTAGTGCTAAAAAATGCTGTAATTCCCGATGGAACCATTATTTAG
- a CDS encoding S8 family peptidase, which produces MKHEKLSPGLLLAFQDYQREGEAALITHKRSLGIVAPKSVVKPTKSVVFIYCDPDTDLSHLSQQGIEINQNSGSVRTAFLPIEGLDAMSEEASVLRVKPSRKLKLQMDVAPGAVNVPAFKSKTGLTGKGVIIGIIDSGIDAKHPAFAGRILRIWDQILPGPGVTEGGYGAEFTGAQLIISQDTDGHGTHVAGIAAGADETYGGIAPEAELVIVKSDLQDAHVADGVRYIFRVASELGRPAVINLSLGGHADAHDGSDSLSKIINAETGSGRVVCCAAGNEGNANIHGQATIPSGSTRGMRFNVPLNQVGIVWLNAWYSSNSELEISVRSPNDFVTPFQKVITDGNPTQDYDLPDSQVQIATPKADPINGDYNFFVQIRGKGKTLVQGGIWQLRVRNNSSTETCLNVWTLDDATSVFFTGKSIKDSVKIGSPATASSAITVAAYTTKHKYTDIDAQEREMGVELHGISEFSSEGPLRNDAQKPDVAAPGAMIVSALSADAKSDRSVMINSKFVAMAGTSMATPFVTGLVALLLQRDSKLDPNAIKDLLRKNSSIPGKPPGTFDHKWGYGVIDATNL; this is translated from the coding sequence ATGAAGCACGAAAAACTTTCGCCGGGATTACTTTTGGCATTTCAGGACTATCAAAGGGAAGGAGAGGCTGCTTTAATTACACATAAGCGATCGCTTGGGATAGTTGCACCCAAAAGCGTTGTTAAACCGACGAAAAGCGTTGTTTTTATCTACTGTGACCCTGATACAGACTTGAGCCACCTATCGCAACAAGGGATTGAAATTAATCAAAATTCCGGGAGTGTGCGGACGGCTTTTTTACCAATAGAAGGTTTAGACGCTATGTCTGAAGAGGCTAGTGTTTTGCGTGTCAAACCATCGCGCAAACTGAAATTGCAGATGGACGTTGCACCCGGAGCAGTCAACGTGCCAGCTTTTAAAAGTAAAACTGGACTGACTGGTAAAGGAGTGATTATCGGCATTATAGATAGTGGCATTGATGCCAAGCACCCCGCCTTTGCCGGAAGAATTTTACGCATTTGGGATCAAATCTTGCCAGGGCCAGGAGTGACAGAGGGCGGCTATGGAGCTGAATTTACAGGAGCGCAACTAATAATTTCTCAAGATACTGACGGGCATGGCACACACGTTGCTGGAATTGCCGCTGGTGCGGATGAAACCTATGGCGGTATTGCACCAGAGGCGGAATTGGTTATCGTCAAGTCAGACTTACAGGATGCTCATGTTGCCGATGGTGTCCGCTACATTTTCCGGGTAGCGAGTGAGCTAGGACGCCCAGCCGTAATCAATCTTAGCCTGGGTGGACACGCCGATGCTCATGACGGTAGCGACTCTCTATCAAAAATCATTAACGCGGAAACTGGTTCTGGCAGGGTTGTTTGCTGTGCTGCGGGCAATGAAGGGAACGCTAATATTCATGGTCAAGCGACTATACCCAGCGGCAGCACCCGTGGTATGCGCTTTAATGTTCCCTTAAATCAAGTAGGCATAGTTTGGTTAAATGCTTGGTATTCGAGTAACAGTGAGTTGGAGATATCGGTGCGGAGTCCCAACGATTTCGTTACACCTTTCCAAAAAGTTATTACCGACGGTAATCCTACGCAAGATTATGACTTACCAGATTCACAAGTACAAATAGCAACACCAAAAGCTGATCCAATCAACGGTGACTATAATTTCTTTGTGCAAATTCGTGGTAAGGGTAAAACGTTAGTACAGGGCGGTATATGGCAATTGCGGGTACGTAATAATTCCTCAACTGAGACTTGTTTGAACGTGTGGACGTTAGATGATGCCACATCGGTGTTTTTTACAGGTAAAAGCATCAAAGACTCTGTAAAAATTGGTTCACCTGCAACTGCCAGCAGTGCGATTACCGTTGCTGCATATACCACCAAACACAAGTACACAGATATAGATGCCCAAGAGCGAGAAATGGGCGTAGAGTTACATGGTATTTCTGAATTTAGTAGTGAAGGGCCTTTGCGGAATGATGCCCAAAAGCCAGATGTAGCAGCACCAGGGGCGATGATTGTTTCTGCCCTATCTGCTGATGCAAAGAGCGATCGCTCAGTTATGATAAATTCTAAGTTTGTGGCGATGGCTGGTACAAGTATGGCGACACCCTTCGTCACTGGGTTGGTGGCGTTGTTGTTACAACGTGACTCCAAACTTGACCCAAATGCTATTAAAGACTTACTACGTAAAAATAGTTCAATTCCCGGAAAACCTCCAGGTACATTTGATCATAAATGGGGTTATGGAGTGATTGATGCCACCAATCTGTAA
- a CDS encoding glycoside hydrolase family 13 protein, producing MQIQTPDWVKHAIFYQIFPDRFARSKQPRKRLLREARWEDWDAMPTLQGYKGGDLWGVLEELDYIQNLGINAIYFTPIFQSASNHRYHTHDYYQVDPMLGGNQAFKELLDAAHERNIKVVLDGVFNHSSRGFFFFHDVLENGPHSPWVNWFKIEGWPLSPYNGEFPANYAGWAGNRALPEFNHDNPEVREYIMEIAEYWIKFGIDGWRLDVPFEIKTPGFWQEFRERVKAINPDAYIVGEVWGDSREWLDGTQFDGVMNYLFAGPTIAFAAGDRVDLEQVQSRDYKPYPPLFAAEYASTIQELLQFYPWEIQLTQLNLLASHDTARLLSIAGGDKASVELATLLVLTFPGAPSIYYGDEVGLPGALDPDSRRGFPLEANWDKDIFDTHRQLIAIRHAYPALRTGDYQVLYAQGAVYIFARTLGTEELIIGVNAGTGSTKVNVDITNLRTQPNKLLYGTAEIEWNSEGETHKLSLDIPPRSGCILATGG from the coding sequence ATGCAAATTCAAACACCAGACTGGGTGAAGCACGCCATTTTCTACCAAATATTTCCAGATCGCTTCGCCAGAAGCAAACAGCCACGTAAACGACTGTTGCGTGAAGCCCGTTGGGAAGATTGGGATGCAATGCCAACACTGCAAGGTTATAAAGGCGGGGATTTGTGGGGCGTCCTAGAAGAATTAGACTACATACAGAATTTAGGGATTAACGCGATTTACTTCACACCCATCTTTCAATCGGCTAGCAATCACCGCTATCATACCCACGATTATTATCAAGTTGACCCGATGCTGGGCGGCAATCAGGCTTTTAAGGAATTGCTAGACGCAGCCCATGAACGGAATATCAAAGTTGTTCTGGATGGGGTGTTTAACCATTCCAGTAGGGGCTTTTTCTTTTTCCACGATGTTTTAGAAAATGGCCCCCATTCGCCTTGGGTAAATTGGTTCAAAATCGAAGGTTGGCCGCTTTCACCCTATAACGGGGAATTTCCTGCTAACTACGCGGGTTGGGCTGGCAATCGCGCCTTGCCAGAATTTAACCACGACAACCCAGAAGTGCGGGAATATATTATGGAAATTGCCGAATATTGGATTAAATTCGGCATTGATGGTTGGCGGTTGGATGTACCGTTTGAAATCAAAACTCCTGGTTTTTGGCAGGAGTTTCGTGAACGAGTCAAAGCTATCAATCCCGATGCTTACATTGTCGGTGAAGTGTGGGGAGATTCTCGTGAGTGGCTAGATGGTACGCAATTTGACGGCGTGATGAATTATTTATTTGCCGGGCCAACAATAGCCTTTGCAGCAGGCGATCGCGTAGACTTAGAACAAGTGCAAAGCCGCGACTATAAACCATATCCACCCTTATTTGCGGCTGAGTATGCCAGCACAATCCAAGAACTACTGCAATTTTACCCTTGGGAAATTCAGCTGACTCAACTCAACTTGCTCGCAAGTCACGATACAGCAAGATTGCTGAGCATTGCTGGTGGCGACAAAGCCAGTGTAGAATTAGCCACCCTACTAGTACTAACCTTTCCTGGCGCACCCAGTATTTACTATGGTGATGAAGTTGGTTTACCTGGTGCATTAGATCCAGACTCACGTCGTGGCTTTCCTTTAGAAGCTAACTGGGATAAGGATATTTTCGATACTCACCGCCAATTGATTGCCATCCGTCACGCTTACCCAGCTTTGCGTACAGGTGATTATCAAGTCCTCTATGCTCAAGGAGCAGTCTACATATTTGCCCGAACTTTAGGCACAGAGGAATTAATTATTGGCGTTAATGCTGGTACAGGTTCAACAAAAGTGAATGTAGATATCACAAATTTGCGAACTCAACCCAACAAGCTGTTATACGGCACTGCCGAGATTGAGTGGAATAGTGAAGGAGAAACTCACAAATTATCCTTAGATATTCCTCCACGCAGCGGATGTATTCTGGCTACTGGGGGCTAG
- a CDS encoding fasciclin domain-containing protein has product MADLLETAINAGNFNTLVKAVDALQLRETLQSPGPFTIFAPTDEAFAKLPEGTLDSLLQDIPKLKKIVTYHVAFGDVRSDDLVQINEADTVEGSVVAIESSNGKFKVNDANVLKTDILTDNGVIHVIDAVLMPAIVAGK; this is encoded by the coding sequence ATGGCTGACCTTTTAGAAACTGCTATCAACGCAGGAAACTTTAATACTTTGGTAAAGGCTGTTGATGCTCTCCAACTCAGAGAAACTCTTCAGAGTCCTGGCCCTTTTACAATTTTTGCACCAACTGATGAAGCTTTTGCCAAACTGCCAGAGGGTACTTTAGATTCGCTGCTACAAGACATTCCCAAGCTGAAAAAAATTGTGACTTATCATGTCGCTTTTGGCGATGTCAGGTCTGACGACTTGGTACAAATTAACGAGGCGGACACAGTTGAGGGATCAGTTGTGGCAATTGAGTCTAGTAACGGCAAATTTAAGGTGAATGACGCCAATGTTCTGAAAACTGATATTCTGACAGACAATGGCGTGATCCACGTGATTGATGCAGTGTTGATGCCTGCAATAGTGGCTGGGAAGTAA
- a CDS encoding DNA-directed RNA polymerase subunit omega translates to MLKRSKFETTQSQIMHRAEDLISAASNRYRITVQVANRAKRRRYEDFESAEDAMMKPVLRAIIEMSDELTQPEIIGEL, encoded by the coding sequence ATGCTAAAGCGTTCTAAGTTCGAGACAACCCAGTCTCAGATTATGCATCGTGCTGAGGATCTGATTAGTGCAGCCTCAAATCGCTATCGCATTACGGTTCAAGTGGCAAATCGTGCCAAGCGTCGGCGTTACGAAGATTTTGAAAGCGCCGAAGATGCGATGATGAAGCCAGTTCTAAGGGCAATCATCGAGATGTCCGATGAACTAACCCAACCAGAAATTATAGGCGAGTTATAA
- a CDS encoding DUF1818 family protein encodes MERVLKSGSGWRIGWNPDAPEFKGLVGTDDWAIELTEAELNDFCRLLAQLADTMKQLAAELMDEEKIACEAETDLLWMEVEGYPDDYSLRLILNTGRCAEGTWNAAAVPSLLQAVGMLKVF; translated from the coding sequence ATGGAACGTGTTCTCAAAAGCGGATCTGGTTGGCGTATTGGCTGGAATCCTGATGCGCCTGAATTTAAAGGTTTAGTTGGTACAGATGATTGGGCGATCGAGTTAACTGAAGCTGAGTTAAATGATTTTTGTCGTCTACTGGCACAGTTAGCAGACACCATGAAACAACTCGCCGCTGAATTGATGGATGAGGAGAAAATTGCCTGTGAAGCCGAAACCGATTTGTTATGGATGGAGGTGGAGGGGTATCCGGATGACTACAGCCTGCGCTTGATCTTGAATACAGGGCGGTGTGCAGAAGGCACATGGAATGCTGCTGCTGTCCCAAGTTTGTTACAAGCTGTTGGGATGCTCAAGGTTTTTTAA
- a CDS encoding peroxiredoxin: MLTSTDFSGLLNERFFRNFLPVPATHQLRLGVGTPDFQLPDITNGTLVKLSDYRGKQPVLLAFTRIFTEKQYCPFCFPHIKALNENYEQFKNRGIEVLMITSTDERQSQIVVKDLGLKMPLLSDPSCRVFHTYNVGQALGAPLPAQFVLDQEGKLRYWHLFSFLDHNASVETLLEQFNLVEA; the protein is encoded by the coding sequence ATGCTTACTTCAACTGATTTTAGTGGTTTATTGAATGAGCGGTTCTTTCGCAATTTTTTACCAGTTCCTGCAACGCATCAACTGAGATTAGGAGTAGGAACACCAGACTTTCAATTGCCAGATATTACTAACGGAACTTTAGTAAAATTATCTGATTACCGAGGTAAGCAGCCAGTTTTGCTCGCTTTTACTCGCATCTTTACTGAAAAGCAATATTGTCCTTTTTGCTTTCCTCACATCAAAGCTTTAAATGAAAACTACGAGCAGTTTAAAAATCGGGGTATTGAAGTTTTAATGATTACTAGTACTGATGAAAGGCAGAGCCAAATAGTTGTTAAAGATTTAGGCTTAAAAATGCCATTACTGAGTGATCCTAGTTGTCGTGTATTTCATACTTATAACGTGGGGCAAGCTCTAGGAGCGCCTTTGCCAGCACAGTTCGTATTAGATCAAGAAGGCAAACTTCGCTACTGGCATTTATTTTCTTTTTTGGATCACAATGCTAGTGTTGAGACACTGTTAGAACAATTCAATTTAGTGGAAGCGTAG
- a CDS encoding peroxiredoxin, which translates to MSLTYGTEGSLRVGQQAPDFTATAVVDQEFKTIKLSDYRGKYVVLFFYPLDFTFVCPTEITAFSDRYDEFKKINTEILGASVDSEFSHLAWIQTDRKSGGVGDLNYPLVSDIKKEISAAYNVLDPAAGIALRGLFIIDKDGIIQHATINNLAFGRSVDETLRTLQAIQYVQSHPDEVCPAGWQPGDQTMIPDPVKSKVYFSAV; encoded by the coding sequence ATGTCCCTCACTTACGGAACAGAAGGAAGCCTCCGCGTTGGTCAACAGGCTCCCGATTTTACAGCAACGGCTGTGGTGGATCAGGAATTTAAGACAATTAAACTTTCCGACTATCGCGGTAAGTATGTCGTCCTGTTTTTCTATCCCCTAGACTTTACCTTTGTTTGTCCCACTGAAATCACAGCATTTAGCGATCGCTACGACGAATTCAAGAAAATTAACACGGAAATCCTTGGGGCTTCCGTAGATAGCGAATTCTCCCACCTTGCTTGGATTCAAACTGATCGCAAGTCCGGTGGTGTCGGCGACCTGAATTATCCTCTAGTTTCGGACATCAAAAAAGAGATTAGCGCCGCTTACAACGTCCTTGACCCAGCAGCAGGCATAGCCTTGCGTGGTCTGTTCATCATCGACAAAGATGGTATCATACAGCACGCTACAATTAACAACTTAGCTTTTGGTCGCAGCGTTGATGAAACCCTGCGGACATTACAAGCAATTCAGTATGTTCAGTCTCACCCCGACGAAGTTTGCCCAGCTGGTTGGCAACCAGGGGATCAGACAATGATTCCTGACCCAGTGAAGTCTAAAGTCTACTTCTCTGCTGTCTAA
- a CDS encoding amylo-alpha-1,6-glucosidase, whose amino-acid sequence MPDLDTREWLLTNGLGSFASGTVSDVRTRTYHGWLFAATNPPSGRTLLLSHLEASLEVLGGVVALGTNFWGNRQIEPTGYKLLRCFDINPVPKWIWGDENWQLSRQLVMPYGIGTGDWVLGTGGQGEKSEQRTRGQGEEFTQCPMPHVQSPQPQFCHRVLIQYRYEGTDAAILRLRLLIGDRDFHHQQTASTELQFSQLLEQQQVCLQAINSGRFGIPWHLRWTKGNYHPDAVWYWNYGLPEETQRGLGDKEDLYSPGYLTVTLQPGDTVTLEARVGFPDPEQSILPTETFPEAVEAEQERLCQLFGREAGEQEKNYQHLILHDASYLKSGNPFGSSSWGKPPDARGLANAALSPLASPLGRRPDCLTTAMAPECPISDTPSPILQQLLKAGDQFIVYRASIASPTIIAGYHWFNDWGRDTLIALPGLALVPQRFDLAKGLLRTFGHYCRQGLIPNAFPDVNGEPIYNSIDAALWWIEILGLYLEATQDWEFLAEQFPVVQQIYKAFVGGTRYNIQVDATDGLVSWDARGVALTWMDVVIEAQPVTPRRGKPVEINALWYSALCWISQWAERLSKLEVAEPVRLAKQGQRYAQQAQQVKASLQKFWNSQLGYLYDTIEPDDRRNFQIRPNAVVALSLHHCGFSPQQGRQVLELAATTLLTPYGLRSLDPGDPEYIGQYIGNPHKRDRAYHQGTVWSWLIGPYIRAWQRFYPEQPLPFDWQPLVDHFLSDACLNSISEIFDGDAPHTPRGAIAQAWSVAEMIRHIQ is encoded by the coding sequence ATGCCAGATTTAGATACAAGAGAATGGTTGCTGACTAATGGCTTAGGAAGTTTTGCCAGTGGTACAGTTTCTGATGTCCGTACACGCACTTATCATGGCTGGCTGTTTGCCGCTACAAACCCGCCTTCTGGAAGGACTCTGCTGCTTTCGCACTTAGAAGCTAGCTTAGAAGTATTAGGGGGCGTTGTGGCTCTGGGGACAAATTTTTGGGGCAACCGTCAGATTGAGCCGACAGGCTACAAACTGCTGCGCTGTTTTGATATTAACCCAGTTCCAAAATGGATTTGGGGTGATGAGAACTGGCAGTTAAGCAGACAATTGGTCATGCCTTATGGGATAGGGACTGGGGACTGGGTATTGGGGACTGGAGGACAAGGAGAGAAGTCTGAGCAAAGAACAAGGGGACAAGGGGAAGAGTTCACTCAATGCCCAATGCCCCATGTCCAATCCCCCCAACCTCAATTTTGCCATCGCGTTTTAATTCAGTACCGCTATGAGGGAACAGATGCAGCGATTTTACGGCTGAGACTCCTAATAGGCGATCGCGATTTTCACCATCAGCAAACTGCTAGTACAGAATTACAGTTCTCGCAATTGCTGGAGCAACAGCAAGTCTGTCTGCAAGCGATCAATTCTGGGCGCTTCGGCATACCTTGGCATTTGCGCTGGACAAAAGGAAATTATCATCCAGATGCAGTTTGGTATTGGAATTATGGATTACCAGAGGAAACACAACGAGGATTAGGAGACAAGGAAGACCTTTACAGCCCTGGTTACTTAACAGTGACTCTCCAACCAGGAGATACAGTGACTCTAGAAGCACGAGTAGGCTTTCCCGACCCAGAGCAAAGTATCCTCCCCACCGAAACCTTTCCAGAAGCCGTGGAAGCTGAACAAGAACGGCTCTGTCAACTTTTTGGCAGGGAAGCAGGGGAGCAAGAGAAAAATTACCAGCACCTCATACTCCATGACGCCAGTTACCTCAAGTCGGGAAACCCTTTCGGCAGTTCCTCCTGGGGGAAACCCCCAGACGCTCGTGGACTCGCTAACGCTGCGCTATCGCCTTTGGCGTCTCCCCTTGGGAGAAGACCGGACTGCCTCACTACAGCAATGGCTCCCGAATGCCCAATATCCGATACCCCATCCCCAATCTTGCAGCAACTGCTGAAAGCTGGTGATCAGTTCATTGTCTACCGAGCTTCTATTGCGAGTCCCACAATCATTGCTGGTTATCACTGGTTTAATGATTGGGGACGTGATACCTTGATTGCCTTACCGGGTTTGGCACTAGTTCCACAGCGCTTTGACTTAGCAAAAGGACTATTACGAACTTTTGGACATTACTGTCGCCAAGGTTTGATTCCTAATGCATTTCCCGATGTCAATGGCGAACCGATTTATAACAGTATTGATGCAGCGCTATGGTGGATTGAAATTTTAGGGCTTTATTTAGAAGCTACGCAAGATTGGGAGTTTTTGGCAGAGCAATTTCCAGTTGTACAGCAAATCTACAAAGCCTTTGTCGGTGGCACACGCTACAATATCCAGGTTGATGCGACTGATGGTCTGGTAAGTTGGGATGCTCGTGGTGTAGCCCTTACTTGGATGGATGTGGTAATTGAGGCGCAACCTGTCACTCCTCGGCGCGGTAAGCCAGTAGAAATTAATGCGCTGTGGTATTCTGCTCTATGCTGGATAAGCCAGTGGGCAGAACGCTTGAGCAAGCTTGAGGTTGCTGAACCAGTGCGCCTTGCTAAGCAAGGGCAGCGTTATGCTCAGCAAGCACAACAGGTAAAAGCCTCTTTACAAAAGTTCTGGAATTCTCAGTTAGGGTATCTATACGACACCATTGAGCCTGATGATCGCCGAAATTTTCAGATTCGTCCCAATGCTGTTGTGGCGCTGTCATTACATCATTGTGGATTTTCTCCCCAGCAAGGGCGTCAAGTCTTGGAGCTGGCAGCTACCACTTTGCTCACTCCCTATGGTCTTCGCAGCCTCGATCCAGGCGATCCAGAGTATATAGGACAATATATAGGCAACCCCCACAAACGCGATCGCGCCTATCATCAAGGCACTGTTTGGAGTTGGCTGATTGGGCCTTATATTCGTGCTTGGCAGCGTTTTTACCCAGAACAACCATTGCCTTTTGATTGGCAACCGCTAGTTGATCACTTTTTGTCTGACGCTTGTCTTAACTCTATTTCTGAGATTTTTGATGGCGACGCACCTCATACACCCAGAGGAGCGATCGCTCAAGCTTGGTCAGTCGCTGAGATGATCCGCCATATACAATAG